A section of the Candidatus Fusobacterium pullicola genome encodes:
- the traF gene encoding conjugal transfer protein TraF gives MNTLINLDDTNFSESIKDEKGLIILNFIADWCGPCKIMTPILETISKEESIKIFKVNVDENPNLATEFGITSVPVTMFMNAGNKICQINGLKSKEELREKLYELR, from the coding sequence TTGAATACTTTAATAAATTTAGATGATACAAATTTTAGTGAAAGTATTAAAGATGAAAAAGGTCTTATAATTTTAAACTTCATTGCAGATTGGTGTGGACCATGTAAAATAATGACTCCTATTTTAGAAACTATATCTAAAGAGGAAAGTATAAAGATATTTAAGGTAAATGTAGATGAAAATCCAAATTTAGCTACTGAATTTGGAATTACAAGTGTACCTGTTACTATGTTTATGAATGCAGGGAATAAAATTTGTCAAATAAATGGACTAAAATCCAAAGAAGAACTTAGAGAAAAATTATATGAGCTAAGATAA
- a CDS encoding FAD-dependent oxidoreductase: protein MLVKKWRCTVCDELFDYDKKPATCPVCGVGQELFELVEVDVSANSIEREVDVIIIGGGVAAVNAADTISTRNKKARITIISKEKYLPYYRTRLTEILDTDIPMERMEIKKQSWYDERNIKVMLNEEVTAILCEEKAVTISNGEKLKYDFLVIASGARCFVPPFENKELAGVKVIRELEETLEIKEIAKKCKNVVVIGGGVLGLEAAWGIKNLGANVTVLEVMPRVLPKQLDEKGSALLERMIKTSGVNILTGVEIKGFAGDGKVEKVLLKDGKEIEAELVIISAGIAPNKEFAISSGIEVNRGIIVNERMETSLKDVYACGDIAEYNGRIIGLWQVAMEQGKIVGANICGDEKVYTEQIQPLSFEGMNTQLLSIGEVKCQADCTEIVEDYNETRDMYKKFFFKNDILKGALLIGDISKSVAVIKAVREETRKNQILIKIYN from the coding sequence ATGTTAGTAAAAAAATGGAGATGTACAGTTTGTGATGAGTTATTTGATTATGATAAGAAGCCTGCTACTTGCCCAGTTTGTGGTGTAGGTCAAGAGCTTTTTGAATTAGTAGAGGTAGATGTATCTGCTAACTCTATTGAAAGAGAAGTAGATGTAATTATTATAGGTGGTGGAGTAGCTGCTGTAAATGCTGCCGATACAATAAGTACAAGAAATAAAAAAGCGAGAATAACAATAATCTCGAAGGAAAAGTATCTACCATATTACAGAACAAGACTTACTGAGATATTAGATACAGATATACCAATGGAGAGAATGGAGATAAAGAAACAAAGTTGGTATGATGAAAGAAATATAAAGGTTATGTTAAATGAGGAAGTTACTGCTATTTTGTGTGAAGAGAAAGCAGTTACTATCTCAAATGGAGAAAAATTAAAGTATGATTTCTTAGTTATAGCAAGTGGTGCTAGATGTTTTGTTCCACCTTTTGAAAATAAAGAATTAGCTGGAGTAAAAGTTATAAGAGAGTTAGAAGAGACTCTAGAGATAAAAGAGATAGCTAAAAAATGTAAAAATGTTGTTGTAATAGGAGGAGGGGTTCTTGGATTAGAAGCTGCTTGGGGAATAAAGAACTTAGGAGCTAATGTAACAGTATTAGAGGTTATGCCAAGAGTTTTACCTAAACAATTAGATGAAAAAGGAAGTGCTCTTTTAGAGAGAATGATAAAAACTTCAGGAGTTAATATATTAACTGGAGTAGAGATAAAAGGATTTGCTGGAGATGGAAAAGTAGAGAAAGTTCTTTTAAAAGATGGTAAAGAAATTGAAGCTGAGCTTGTAATAATAAGTGCTGGAATAGCTCCAAATAAAGAGTTTGCTATTTCAAGTGGTATAGAAGTAAATAGAGGAATTATAGTAAATGAAAGAATGGAAACATCTCTTAAAGATGTTTATGCTTGTGGAGATATAGCTGAGTACAATGGAAGAATAATTGGACTTTGGCAAGTAGCTATGGAACAAGGAAAGATAGTTGGAGCAAATATTTGTGGAGATGAAAAAGTTTATACTGAGCAAATACAACCACTAAGTTTTGAAGGAATGAATACACAACTTCTTTCTATTGGTGAGGTAAAATGTCAAGCTGATTGTACAGAGATTGTAGAAGATTATAATGAAACAAGAGATATGTATAAAAAATTCTTCTTTAAAAATGATATATTAAAAGGAGCCCTTTTAATTGGGGATATTTCAAAATCTGTAGCTGTAATAAAAGCTGTTAGAGAAGAGACTAGAAAAAATCAAATTTTAATAAAAATTTATAATTAA
- the tsaB gene encoding tRNA (adenosine(37)-N6)-threonylcarbamoyltransferase complex dimerization subunit type 1 TsaB codes for MLVLAIDTSTKIGSVSLYDDKIGVIGELNLYIKVNHSAVIMNMIDNLFKMTKLSIKDVDRVAVSVGPGSFTGIRIGVAVAKGLCYGTKKSIVGINELDLLVQNIEAGEGIVIPLLDARKERVYYSIYEKKEGFKRVTEYKDGELKTLLEEVKDKKVIFCGDGATVYEKVIKDSMGENAIIISKGNSIPRSVLAAQLAVEMEEENLYTLEPFYVNKSQAEREKEEREAKEKNSK; via the coding sequence ATGTTGGTTTTAGCAATTGATACATCTACTAAGATAGGAAGTGTTTCTCTTTATGATGATAAAATAGGAGTCATTGGAGAATTAAATCTTTATATAAAAGTAAATCATTCAGCTGTAATAATGAATATGATAGATAATTTATTTAAGATGACAAAACTTTCGATAAAAGATGTAGATAGGGTGGCTGTATCTGTAGGACCTGGTTCTTTTACAGGAATAAGAATAGGGGTAGCTGTAGCTAAGGGATTGTGCTATGGTACAAAGAAAAGTATAGTTGGAATAAATGAATTAGATCTACTAGTTCAAAATATAGAAGCTGGAGAGGGAATTGTAATCCCACTTTTAGATGCCAGAAAAGAGAGAGTATATTACTCAATTTATGAAAAAAAAGAAGGATTTAAGAGAGTTACAGAGTATAAAGATGGAGAGCTGAAAACTCTTTTAGAAGAGGTTAAAGATAAGAAAGTAATTTTCTGTGGAGATGGAGCTACTGTATATGAGAAAGTAATAAAAGATAGTATGGGAGAAAATGCTATAATTATCTCAAAGGGAAATTCTATTCCAAGAAGTGTTTTAGCAGCTCAATTAGCTGTTGAGATGGAAGAGGAAAATTTATATACTTTAGAGCCATTCTATGTTAATAAATCTCAAGCTGAAAGAGAAAAAGAGGAAAGAGAAGCAAAAGAAAAGAATAGTAAATAA
- the tsaE gene encoding tRNA (adenosine(37)-N6)-threonylcarbamoyltransferase complex ATPase subunit type 1 TsaE yields MNKVLTFEELNLLAEKLADFSSENTVIALIGDLGTGKTTFSQKFAKRLGVNENIKSPTFNYVLEYLDGRLPLYHFDVYRLGEAEEIYEVGYEDYLNSGGVLLIEWANIIESELPKEYIEVKLNYHTENTREVEIRYVGNEEKEREMLNYVGFSN; encoded by the coding sequence ATGAATAAAGTTCTCACATTTGAGGAGTTAAATCTGTTAGCGGAGAAGTTGGCAGACTTTTCTAGTGAAAATACAGTTATAGCTCTTATAGGAGATTTAGGAACTGGAAAGACAACATTTTCTCAAAAATTTGCAAAGAGATTAGGTGTTAATGAAAATATTAAAAGCCCAACATTTAACTATGTCTTAGAATATCTTGACGGAAGATTACCACTATATCATTTTGATGTTTATCGTTTAGGTGAAGCGGAGGAAATATATGAGGTAGGGTATGAGGACTATTTAAATAGTGGTGGAGTACTTCTTATAGAATGGGCAAATATTATAGAGAGTGAGTTACCGAAAGAGTATATAGAGGTGAAACTTAACTACCATACTGAAAACACTCGTGAAGTTGAAATAAGATATGTGGGAAATGAAGAGAAAGAGAGGGAGATGTTAAACTATGTTGGTTTTAGCAATTGA
- the rfaE2 gene encoding D-glycero-beta-D-manno-heptose 1-phosphate adenylyltransferase encodes MILSRETAARVIEELKLQGKKVVFTNGCFDILHVGHLRYLNEAKKQGDVLIVGVNSDKSVRSLKGPTRPINNEIDRAEMLSGLKAVDFTLIFDELTPIETLEKIKPSIHVKGGDYTKDQLPETAVVEKNGGEVRILSFVDGKSTTNIVKKIQFKDEKKGGENE; translated from the coding sequence ATGATATTGAGTAGAGAGACAGCAGCAAGAGTAATAGAAGAGTTAAAATTACAAGGTAAAAAAGTTGTATTTACAAATGGTTGTTTTGATATTTTACATGTTGGACATTTAAGATATCTAAATGAAGCTAAAAAACAGGGAGATGTTCTTATAGTAGGAGTAAATTCAGATAAGTCTGTAAGGAGTTTAAAAGGTCCTACTAGACCTATAAATAATGAGATAGATAGAGCTGAGATGTTATCTGGATTGAAAGCTGTAGATTTTACACTTATATTTGATGAGTTAACTCCAATAGAAACATTGGAAAAGATAAAGCCATCTATTCATGTTAAAGGTGGAGATTATACAAAAGATCAACTTCCAGAAACAGCAGTAGTTGAAAAAAATGGTGGAGAAGTAAGAATACTATCTTTTGTAGATGGAAAATCAACTACTAATATAGTAAAAAAGATACAATTTAAAGATGAAAAAAAGGGAGGAGAAAATGAATAA
- a CDS encoding CoA pyrophosphatase, with translation MEKKLLNILQDGEKRIIGQERYINSAVFIGILTMEKSEYIVLEKRALHIRQGGEISFPGGKYEVSDKTTENTAIRETIEELGVSKEKIRVLGKFGTLVSPNGIILEVYAGYIDIESIEELNYNRNEVERVLLVPIDFFRNNIPRVEKIGVENKPLFSTSELKLPARYGSSWSGREREVYFYNFQGEMIWGLTAEIIYEFIELYTKERVETNF, from the coding sequence GTGGAAAAAAAGTTATTAAATATATTACAAGATGGAGAAAAGAGAATAATTGGTCAAGAGAGATATATAAATTCAGCAGTTTTTATAGGAATACTAACAATGGAGAAAAGTGAGTATATCGTATTGGAAAAAAGAGCTCTTCATATAAGACAGGGAGGGGAGATATCTTTTCCTGGTGGAAAATATGAGGTGAGTGATAAAACAACTGAGAATACAGCTATTAGAGAAACAATAGAGGAATTAGGGGTATCAAAGGAAAAGATAAGGGTATTAGGAAAATTTGGAACGTTGGTAAGCCCTAATGGAATAATATTAGAAGTTTATGCTGGGTATATAGATATAGAGTCTATAGAGGAGTTAAATTATAATAGAAATGAAGTTGAAAGAGTTCTTTTAGTACCAATAGATTTTTTTAGAAACAATATTCCAAGAGTAGAGAAAATAGGAGTAGAAAATAAGCCACTTTTTTCAACAAGTGAGTTAAAGCTACCAGCTAGATATGGGAGTTCATGGTCTGGAAGAGAAAGAGAGGTCTATTTTTATAATTTTCAAGGAGAGATGATTTGGGGACTTACAGCAGAGATTATATATGAGTTTATAGAACTATATACAAAAGAAAGAGTAGAGACAAATTTTTAA